The Novosphingobium sp. P6W DNA window CCGGCGGCTATACGATCATCAAGGATTACGTCCGGGAGCGCGAGCAGCGTAGCCGGGAGATGTTCGTGCCGCTGGCCCACCCGGCGGGCGATGCGCAGGCTGATTTTGGGGAAGCGCTGGTGGAGATCGGCGGGGTCACGCAGAAGGCGCACTTCTTCGTGCTCGATCTGCCGCACAGTGACGGGTGCTATGTCCGTGCTTACCCGGCGGCGGTGGCCGAAGCCTGGGTCGACGGTCACGTCCATGCCTTCGCCTTTTTCGGCGGGGTGCCCCGCTCGATCGTCTACGATAACGATCGCTGCCTGGTGGCGAAGATCCTGCCCGACGGCACGAGGCAGCGCGCATCGCTGTTCAGCGCTTTCCTGTCGCATTACGTGATCCGCGATCGCTACGCACGCCCGGGCAAGGGGAACGAGAAGGGCAATGTGGAAGGGCTGGTGGGCTATTGCCGGCGTAACTTCATGGTGCCGATCCCGCAGTTCCCGACCTGGGAGGCGTTCAACATGTGGCTCGAGGAGCAGTGCCGCAAACGCCAGAACGACAAGCTGCGGGGGGAGAGTGAGACGATCGGCGAGCGACTTCAGCGCGATCTTGCCGCGATGCAGCCGCTGCCAGCCTCCCCCTTCGAGGCTTGTGACCAGACCAGCGGACGTGTCTCGTCACAGTCCCTGGTGCGTTACAAGACCAACGACTATTCGGTGCCGGTGGCCTGGGGGCATCAGGAAGTCTGGGTCCGGGGTTATGTCGATGAGGTGGTGATCGGCTGCCGCAGCGAGGTCATCGCCCGGCATCCCCGTTGCTGGCGGCGGGACGAGGTCATCTTCGATCCGCTTCATTATCTCCCGCTGATCGAACAGAAGATCAATGCGCTGGACCAGGCGGCGCCGCTGCAGGGATGGGAACTGCCCGAGGCGTTCGCGACACTGCAACGCCTGATGGAAGCGCGCATGCACAAGCATGGCAAGCGCGAGTATGTGCAGGTGCTGCGCTTGCTGGAGAGCTTCGATATCGCCGATCTCCAGGCGGCGGTGGAGCAGGCTATCGACCTGGGCGCCGTCGGCTTCGATGCCGTCAAGCATCTCGTCCTGTGCCGGGTCGAACGCGTGCCGCCCAGGCTGGACCTGGACGTCTATCCCTTCCTCCCACGCACCAAAGTCGAGAAGACCTTTGCCAGAGCCTACATGAGCTTGCTCTCCGATGGGCAGAAGGCCGCATGAGCGGTCAGGCCCCCGAGATC harbors:
- the istA gene encoding IS21 family transposase; this translates as MELYLKVRLACAEGLSQRSAAKRFNVSRDTVRKMLSFSSPPGYRRQAAPCRPKLDGFVAIIDGWLDGDGGVPRKQRHTAKRVFDRLRQEHGFTGGYTIIKDYVREREQRSREMFVPLAHPAGDAQADFGEALVEIGGVTQKAHFFVLDLPHSDGCYVRAYPAAVAEAWVDGHVHAFAFFGGVPRSIVYDNDRCLVAKILPDGTRQRASLFSAFLSHYVIRDRYARPGKGNEKGNVEGLVGYCRRNFMVPIPQFPTWEAFNMWLEEQCRKRQNDKLRGESETIGERLQRDLAAMQPLPASPFEACDQTSGRVSSQSLVRYKTNDYSVPVAWGHQEVWVRGYVDEVVIGCRSEVIARHPRCWRRDEVIFDPLHYLPLIEQKINALDQAAPLQGWELPEAFATLQRLMEARMHKHGKREYVQVLRLLESFDIADLQAAVEQAIDLGAVGFDAVKHLVLCRVERVPPRLDLDVYPFLPRTKVEKTFARAYMSLLSDGQKAA